Within Palaemon carinicauda isolate YSFRI2023 chromosome 14, ASM3689809v2, whole genome shotgun sequence, the genomic segment TTTTATTTTTCCCTCTACTTGCTGATTCTTTAAGAGTTTATGAGTTACCTGGCTTCTCATATAAACATAAAATGATTTAAAAACTCCTTGCTCAATTTCATTGGCTAGATTATTCATCAATCAGTTTTGCGTCTCTGTTAATTTTGACTGAATTATTCCTGGATCTGGCGTAAATTGCATAATTCTTAGGAGTTTTGTTTTTGCAGTATTTCTCCTACTTCTCCATTTTCTGATGTCTAGTACCAGCAGTGTCCCTACTCATCCATATTTGGTTAGACCAAGTTCCTGCCTGGGGCACTGTTATTGGAATATTATTTTCAGTGGTTGTAATAAATAATTCCATCAATATATTCCATTTGACTTCTACATCTCCATGATAAAATGTCTGCCAATAGAATGCCAAGAGAAGTTCGTTAATCTTGTTGTAATTCCCTTCAAAGTACAATTTTCTTCATCAAATTTAGTTTCTTCAACCTCCCAATGACCTTCAAGCATGAAGTCAAGAACTAAAACTGCATGATCACTTTTTGCAATTGGAGCATCATATTTAATTGTATCTATATCTAGTTCGTTCTTTTTTTGTTAAGATCGAGGGCATATCTAAACCCCTTTTCCTTGTAAAATCTAGAACATGCTGAAAAAGAAAGGAAACCTGAGAAGTGTCAAAGAATTGACTTTCTGCCCTATTAAGTAAATTTGCAGCACTAGTGTCAACTAAATTGTTAATTAAATCTATTCTCGGAAAATTAAAATCACCACATATCAAGTATTGATTAGCATCTGACTCAGACAAGAAAGTTATAGCGTCATTTACTCCACAATTTACTCCTCCCTTTGAGTCACGAGGAGGGTATATGCATCCAACTAACAATTTCTTATTATCATATTTGACAACACAAGCAACAGTTTCAGTACCATAAAAGTTATTTGAACCAAAATACACACACCTCCTCCTTTTTTTTTGCGAGATACctgatcttttatatatacattgtaagagGGTAATCTAAAATACTCCGAAGACAGATCGGAGGGAAACAGCTTTGTTTCAGTTATCATGATAATATGATGTTTCTCCTTATCAATATATGCATTGAGGACATCAACATTATTAGAAATACCATCTAGATTAGAATATTTACACTTATTTTTGTTAAGGTGACTGGTGCTACCTATCATAATCTTATCTATTCGCTTGTTTGCTCCTGGCCTGCTGTTTGCTCTCTCTTCTTCACTTTCCATATATTGCCTAGTATGACTATCCAAATAAAGTTCCATGCTTCCTCCTCCGAGAGTTCCGAGTTTTTTGTTTATGCTTCAGCTTTTTGTTCCTTTATATTGATTTCTCTCTCCAGCTGATCTGTCAGGATACACGTTAATTCCATGGAGCTTATGTGTGGCCTCCAATGATTCCAATATGTCTCTTATTTCTTTTCTAAGAAATTTATATTTGTCTTTTTCATGTCTTGATTCAACACAAGCCAAATTCTTACCAGTTTCTGATGCATGTTTAGTTGTCCACTTTTTTGATAGACAATTCTACTAGAGTTGAAGTCATCATCAATGTCAGCTTCTTTGGCAATTTCTTTAATTATCTCTAAGGCTGTGGTACTCTCCTTTGTGTTTTCAATCATAAGCCTATTGATTCTTTTAATAGTGTCCAGGTAATTTGATTTTGTCCTAATTTCACTTTCTTCAATATCTTTTCTCATTACATTTTGGACGTCTAAGATTCTGTTTTCAAGTTTCACCAAAAgatcagttttatttttttccatattgctTTCAACATCTGTAATCGTATTTTCAACACTTTTCGTCGATAAGCTACTACCAAATTGTCAACCTTACCTTTGTACTTGTTAATTTGCTTATTAATATCGTCAATTTGGCTACTTATTGGATCCTGAGTTTCCAAATGCTTTTGTTCGTTGTTATATATCATCTCCTTAAATCTTTTGTCATTTTGTTCATCCATTTCGTGAAACAAATTGCTCATATGTTGAATCAGATCCGATTGGTCAGGAGCCGGGGAAGCTAGTTTTATTTCTTCCATGGATTTAGTTTACACTGCAGAGGTAGCTTTCTCATAACATGCCTTACAAGTGTAATCCAAATCCTGTTCTTCACCAAGATTTGTTAACATCTTTCCCGGTAATTCCCCTGCAGCCAATATGATTCCATTGTTTGCATTTATCGCACTAATTTTGAGTCCCTGTTTCTCTGCCACATAAACAAGTTCCACGGTCTAGTTTTTCCTAGATACTTTTGATCTTACCACACTGCTAGTAGAAGTAGTTAGTATATTTTTTGGAGGTTGGGCGGCCGTAGTTACTGGGGTATCCATCGTACTAGACCTTGTGCTTCTGCTGACGACGCCATGATCCTTGGGCCACATACCACACCCTGACTCTTTGATATTACTGAGGCCTCCTATACCAAATCTATGTGCCATAGTGAATTAAAGACAGCCCTGTTGGATTGAGGAAAGGTTACCTTAAATAAATAGCTTTACTGAATGTTTGCTAAGCCAGGTGAGCAAGCAAAATTCGCGAAATAGGTGGGGAGCAACGGAAGGTCACTCTTGATGGCTTCTTTTCCACGAGTCGAAATCATCCTCAAAACAGCATGCCATGGAGTTCAACAAATAATAGATGGCACCAAGCATTATGAAATTAAAGAGACAATAAGGGGTACTCAAGACCTTCCACACAGTCACCACATTTCCAGCAAAGAGTAGAATAATGACCAGGTTGCCGAAAAACCTTAACATTTTGCCCGGCTAAGGaagagttattatcattatcattattaattactaagctgtaaccctagctggaaaagcacaatgctataagcccaggggctccaacagggaaaggaaacaaggaaaaatttaatttttaagagtaacatcaaaataactatctcctatagaaactataaacgctttaccaaaataagaggaagagaactaagatagaatagtgtgtcaaagtgtaccctcaagcaagagaactttaacccaagtcagatagtattagaagttctttgacctctctttttagcttccctacttatagcattagaagttctttgtcctctctttttagctcccataattCTAGCATTGGaagtattttacctttttttttatctcccatacttctagccttagaacttctttgacctcttttttcagCCCCCATACTTCtattattagaagttctttgtcctctctttttagctcccatacttctagcattagaacttctttgacctctcttttcagcCCCCATACTTCtatgattagaagttctttgtcctctctttttagctcccatatttctagcattagaagttctttgtcctctctttttagctcccagaaTTCTAGCATTGAAAgtttttttacctttctttttatctcccatacttctagcattagaacttctttgacctctcttttcagcCCCCATACTTCTATGAtcagaagttctttgtcctctctttttagctcccatacttctagcattagaagttctttgtcctctctttttagctcccatacttctagcatcagaagTTATTTGAACTCTTTTtaactcccatacttctagcattagaacttctttgacctctctttttagctcccatactcatagcattagaagttctttggcctctttttatctcacatacttatagcattagaagttcttcaaactctctttttagctcccatacttctagcattagaagttctttgacctctctctttatctCACATACTTTTAGCAtgagaagttctttaacctctctttttagctcccatacttctagcattagaagttctttaacctctctcTTTATCTCACATACTTATAGCATGAGAAGTTCTTTAACctcactttttagctcccatacttatagcatcagaagttctttggcctctttttatctcccacacgtctagcattaaaagctctttgtcctctctctttagctcctatacttctggcattagaagttctttgacccccttttatctcccacacttctagcattggaagttctGTTTCCTCTCTTTTCAActcccatacttttagcattagaagttttttgacctctctctttatctCACATACTTCTAGCAtgagaagttcttttacctctctttttagctcccatacttctaatattagaagttctttgacctcgctttttagctcccatacttctatcattagaagttctttgacctctctttttatctcccatacttctagcattagaagttctttaacctctctcTTTATCTCACATACTTatagcatgagaagttctttgacctcgctttttagctcccatacttctatcattagaagttctttgacctctctttttatctcccatacttatagcattagtaGTTCTTTTACCTCGCTTTTTAGCTCCAATACTTttagcatgagaagttctttgacctcgctttttagctcccatacttctatcattagaagttctttgacctctctttttatctctcatacctctagcattagtagTTCTTTTACCTCGCTTTTTAGCTCCAATACTTTTAGCAtcagaagttatttgacctctatttagctccctacttctagcattagaagttctttgacaccaCTTTTTAGCTCCTgtatttctagcattagaagttctttgacctctctttttagttcccatatttctagcattagaagttctttgacctctatttttagttcccatatttctagcattagaagttctttgacctctatttttatctctcatacctctagcattagtagTTCTTTTACCTCGCTTTTTAGCTCCAATACTTTTAGCAtcagaagttatttgacctctatttagctccctacttctagcattagaagttctttgacaccaCTTTTTAGCTCCTgtatttctagcattagaagttctttgacctctctttttagttcccatatttctagcattagaagttctttgacctctatttttagttcccatatttctagcattagaagttctttgacctctctttttatctctcatacctctagcattagtagTTCTTTTACCTCGCTTTTTAGCTCCAATACTTTTAGCAtcagaagttatttgacctctatttagctccctacttctagcattagaagttctttgacaccaCTTTTTAGCTCCTgtatttctagcattagaagttctttgacctctctttttagttcccatatttctagcattagaagttctttgacctctatttttagctcctatatttctagcattagaagttctttgagctctctTTCAGCTCCTATAattatagcattagaagttctttgacctctcttttcaggTTACATATTTATAGCATAAGAGGttcttttactattattttccaggtcccatacttctagcattaaggtgccttatatctagcattagtggctctttaacCTTTATTTAGAGATTACTTACccgtagcattagaggctcttagaccATTTTCAGATGACATACTTTAGCATTAgtagatctttgacctctattcttaAGTGCCTTACTTTTggcattagaggttatttgacctctatttttagctcccatacatctagcattagacgttctttgacatCTACTTCTacgttccatacttttagcattagagggtcttcgatctggttttttttttttttttttttttttccttctagcattagagactctatttttaggtgtcatcTAGCATTATAGGCTATTTGACCTCTTCGTATAAAGGCTCTTCgtcgctgttctcttctgtcttctagtttttcaagatctttcatTTGATTGTCAGTTTCTTTCAAGATTTCgttgtcttttttttcttagtTCGTCGGTTTTCTTCTAGGTTTCAAAATAGATTTCAGTGCCGAGTTtcttcagttcgtcagattccccTGAGAAATCGATGGCATTAATTTCTTTACCCATCAGGGCgaagagtaaagagatgaatactatcgatttctcctcaTACACCATCATGCTAAAGTAAATGATGAGCAAcagaatatatttaccaatgccgtctgaatatgtccttacttcaatgtcgaattttaggacaatcctgttgaagaaccacacgtcccTCACCTCTCAGTTGAACCTTTCTGCCTCCGTCCTCATTTCCAGCAATCTGTCTTTGCACCAATaaaaagcctcgtactttttccaagagtcttatATTATAAGACattgtcgcaaaagcccaagcaaaggatccttcaatgCGCATACATTATTATCTTCAACAGAAGAGCCTGTGTCTTACTATAGGTAAGgcaatataaaacgaacgatcagcaacttcggcagcaaccaccAAATCCATCAGTAGCTGAAGGTGTTCCAAAGAGCTCCAATTGACCCTGTACACGTCTCATAATTCTTtcagtcagcttcctattccgccagaacgcagTCTcagtgagttaagtgaaatccttctcccagtcatcaacatcatttcctcctactcctattgacgcgcaatgcctcggttagattccgccagctacatacagatcattaGAGGTGTTGCATGCTACCTTTGAAAAAAAGGAAGATCAAGTCTTCAGAAGTAAtgtgaagctcggggcggagccgttcaggaCTGGttttggaaatttcagttctggagtcattcagaactccaagTTAAGTATACGGATGTCCTTTGAAGACCTTTGGAAATTTGGGAATGTTTTCTTCTGAAGCTATTCTGAGActtttctggagtcattcagaattccatgttaTGTCTATGGTTATTAATTCTGAAGCCTTTTGGAAAGTcgggaaaattttcttctaaaGCCATTCAGAAATTCTGTTCTGGAGTCTTTCAGAATTCCATGATAAGTCTATGaatatttcttctgaaggcatttgaagatctgggaaagttttcttccgatgccgttcagagattctgttctggagtcattcagaattccatgctaagtctttggctatttcttctgaagccgttTCGAGATCGGGATTTTCTTTCCTAGCCGTTAGGAAACGGGAAAAATTCCATTCTTCTCTTTGTTTCAATAAGATATAGTAACATCGtaaatatcatcattatcctcatcatcatcatcatcatcctaataataataataataataataataataataataataataataataataattttacaggcATATAGAAGCTTTTGAATACTAAAGAATTTAAAAGTTTAATATCACTGATTACTTTTGATGAAATATCCAAACAAAAGTGACAGGGTTGAGAATATTGTATGATATGCCTCACTTTTTATTTGCAACAAAATTTAACAGCATATTTTTAATTCTTATACCAACAAGCATTGTAAAAATGTCTCCTGATGATAAATTTGGATTAGTATGAGAActcttcattaatatatatatatatatatatatatatatatatatatatatatatatacatatatatacatatatatatatgtatatttgtatacgatatatatatatatatatatatatatatatatatatatatatatatatgtatatatatatatatatgtatgtatgtatgtatgtatatatattattattattggtgatcaCTTTCTTATCCCGTACCTCCATCACTCATAGAAGGaggaatttttcaaaattttataatgGAAAATATTAGTCATTCTTActgtcacgtgaattttaaaatcaaagcctgttatggcttaattcactagggtgaagtagaccgttcccttataaaaaggatcatatacaagacaaatggtaaagagcagaaaggaaactattttctttataacatagtatttattacaaaataacttaaacctaaacaataccaaactaacacgaaAAAATACATATCATctaacacacagcaacgtataacgtaattaaatttgaccaaggtaaaatagtcggtacaagactttcggtcaacacctaaaagaaacagaaaataaaaaggttttacaatggcaacaccaattacacccaaaactaacgtatcaacacaaaaccacaaaactttcaagtcacgtttcattaacatattaaacatttcatcaacacataaaacaaaattataaagttacctaaaagaaacccgcggagagataaagcacacgtaacaaaaggtatcaccacccaagacgtattacgataaatgctgtccgctcctaaaacaaaattactcacataaacaaacaataattatacacactttctatatacaatatagaataaccatataacccaacaacatgtcacgaagattaccttgggattctttcagtgtatgtaagggctactggaccacgtccttatacagccccaatactcctcaaagcagagcacctctttgcttgctgacgagcttccgactcccgtagtcaaaatctcagctacgttatcgcttcgttaacaagccgcagcgagagtcaaatgagtgagcagcacttcaaatacctaacaggcaaacgtcctaatacatgtcattatattacatgacaatatctccctgatgatttaagaaattgcaaaatttcttacaatcaaacaaaaaaaaatactactggtacaaatcaaaaacctgtacaggaacatatatacattacttgaacataacatatatacaaggtCAATAACATACACAAGGTCAACACTTTACAAACATGTAACACGTGCCCCaatctataaaaatcatactacacaattttcgaaagaaatcaaatttttacaacctactcaagcagtctggaccaacattttctttaccaggaatattatgtatggtatattcaaactgttgtaaatacatggcccagcgcattagtctactgttaatgtgaccagcagagtttaagtacttcaaaggttggtgatcagattctatgacgaatgccttcccgtatagatattggtaaaacttctttacagcccacactactgcgaggcattccttctcgattacagagtaattctgctctgcacctttgagtttcctgctagcatattgcactggccaacgttcgccatcaacatattgcataaggattgcccctaaacccacatttgatgcatctacctgcaacacaaaatctttggttaaatcaggcaacctaactattggatggctacttaaaatgttctttaacttttcaaaagattcttggtgacacaggctccagtttactacattgggttgagatttctttataagatctgttagaggtgcagcaatagtagcatagtcagggatataatggcgatagtatccagtcaaaccaagaaaagactttacctccctttttgtctttggtgtgtctacatttaataccttacttactttgtcctcagctgtccgagatataccgttaccgatcttactgcccaaatactcaactgaaaaataaccaatttccgttttggacggcttagctgtgagaaatgcttttcttaaaatatccagtaccagccgcaaagtttccttgtgctcttcccacccctgtgaatgaatcaaaatatcatcaacaaacagctctacatttttcacaccattaaataatttcctcatcatacggttaaaagtagcaccagcatttacCAAACCAAATGGCATAGTTGTAAACTGAAGGAGTCCTCTATTAGTTTGAAAAGCGGTTACTTCTCTACTCTCTTTTTCTAAAggtatttgccaatatcctttagagaggtcaattttcgtaaaatacctgctcttacttacgcgagtcataattaagttctgatctggcatgggttccgaatcaaataccgtaagcttgtttatcttcctaaaatctaagcacatccgattactgccatcttttttctttaccactatcaaaggtgtagcataaggagaatttgagcactcgataactcgtaatttgagcattctttcaatctccctatctatatcttgctgcagagcataaggtacaggatatggtctacaccttacaggacccttactagacaggtttatcacatgttcaatcacattagttctacctggtacatcagtaaacacattcttgtattcttgtaatattctagctacctcctcctttttatcttcagataactcctgattaattttaacattagacaCATCTTCACTCTGAATATCACTTGGCACAACTGTTACCTCATATTCATCACTATCCTCACTAATCACTGCCACACATGCAAGATCATCACCCTCCTGATCATCTGTGAAAAGTACAGCTCCAGATTTGAGATCCCCACTGCCCTCTGCCTCAACAAACTTACCCTTCACGTTATTGCCTTCACTTATCCTATCATAATATAACTTAAGCATGTTAATGTGGTATTTGCGCTCAACCCcattaatattaagaacaaaattatacctattaactttctttaccacttcaaatggaccttgccactgcactagaagcttattgttacttgtgggcaacagcaacaggaccttgtccccttcatttatttcccttttacaagcatttttatcatagtaacactgatacttatctctagccctctctaactcttcttgagccagcctacatgtatcctgtaacctttctctcatgtctactacatactcgtatgtggtcctcgtgctatcctcaattgcattatcttcattttcccacagctccctcaataaactaagtggtcccctcacagtatgaccatatactaactcaaacggagagaatttggtactagactgcggaacttc encodes:
- the LOC137652769 gene encoding sperm acrosomal protein FSA-ACR.1-like; this encodes MGTKKRGQRTSNARNTGAKKWCQRTSNARSRELNRGQITSDAKSIGAKKRGKRTTNARGMRDKKRGQRTSNDRSMGAKKRGQRTSHAKSIGAKKRGKRTTNAISMGDKKRGQRTSNDRSMGAKKRGQRTSHAISM
- the LOC137652768 gene encoding ribosome-binding protein 1-like, which translates into the protein MLEVWELKRVQITSDARSMGAKKRGQRTSNARSMGAKKRGQRTSDHRSMGAEKRGQRSSNARSMGDKKKGKKTFNARILGAKKRGQRTSNARNMGAKKRGQRTSNHRSMGAEKRGQRSSNARSMGAKKRGQRTSNNRSMGAEKRGQRSSKARSMGDKKKGKILPMLELWELKREDKELLML